From Natrinema amylolyticum, the proteins below share one genomic window:
- a CDS encoding acyl-CoA carboxylase subunit beta, which translates to MSDDPFEEVADAKRSLSDEAREEAAARQRDLGKLTARERVDYLLDEGTFEEIGRLASPMPTTPETTDWVREDAPADGVVTGYGEIDGRSVALIATDFTVKGGSIGHAGGRKMSRVAERALDRGLPLLMLHDGGGHRIQEGLDAAPFARGDNGFSKLQTALSGWVPVVSAMMGPAFAAPTNFAALSDFVPIVEGTGTMGVAGPSLVEAALGVDGTKEELGSARFQTTETGMADLACEDDEACLDAIRTFLSYLPRNARREPPTADPRPPAVDGERLREIIPSSPRKGYDIDAIVEGIVDRDSVFELKPTYARNIVTAFARLEGEPIGVIANNPRIKAGTIDTGASEKAAHFAAICDAYGLPVLTLADVPGILPGPDSEREGIARHSAKLPFELARATVPIANVVLRRGYGFGYVAMGGGRSIDSELTVLWPTAEVAAMGIEGAVDIAYRREIESADDPEARRSELIEKFKDRTDAVRAASRVGTDGVVQPEDTRDRVLRAFARADEPHEDDWPPKKRPINPI; encoded by the coding sequence ATGAGCGACGATCCGTTCGAGGAAGTCGCCGACGCGAAGCGATCGCTCTCCGACGAGGCGCGCGAGGAGGCCGCCGCGCGCCAGCGCGACCTCGGTAAGCTAACCGCCAGAGAGCGCGTCGATTACCTGCTCGACGAGGGGACGTTCGAGGAGATCGGCCGCCTCGCGTCGCCGATGCCGACGACGCCCGAGACGACCGACTGGGTGCGCGAGGACGCCCCCGCTGACGGCGTCGTCACGGGTTACGGAGAGATCGACGGCCGCTCGGTCGCGCTAATCGCCACCGACTTCACGGTCAAAGGCGGTTCGATCGGCCACGCCGGTGGCCGAAAGATGTCGCGGGTCGCCGAGCGCGCCCTCGACCGCGGACTGCCGCTGCTCATGCTCCACGACGGCGGCGGCCACCGCATCCAGGAGGGACTCGACGCCGCGCCGTTCGCCCGGGGCGACAACGGCTTCTCGAAGCTCCAGACCGCTCTCTCCGGCTGGGTTCCCGTCGTCTCGGCGATGATGGGGCCGGCTTTCGCTGCGCCGACAAACTTCGCGGCGCTGTCGGACTTCGTACCGATCGTCGAGGGAACGGGAACGATGGGGGTCGCCGGACCGTCGCTGGTCGAAGCCGCGCTCGGCGTCGACGGCACCAAGGAGGAACTCGGTAGCGCGCGGTTTCAGACGACCGAGACCGGGATGGCCGACCTCGCCTGCGAGGACGACGAGGCCTGCCTCGACGCGATCCGGACGTTCCTCTCGTACCTGCCGCGAAACGCTCGCCGGGAGCCACCGACGGCCGACCCGCGACCGCCGGCCGTCGACGGCGAGCGGTTGCGAGAGATCATCCCCTCGAGCCCGCGCAAGGGGTACGACATCGACGCGATCGTCGAGGGGATCGTCGACCGGGACTCGGTGTTCGAACTGAAGCCGACCTACGCGCGAAACATCGTCACTGCCTTCGCTCGCCTCGAGGGGGAGCCGATCGGCGTCATCGCCAACAACCCCCGGATCAAAGCCGGAACCATCGATACCGGCGCATCGGAGAAGGCGGCCCATTTCGCGGCGATCTGCGACGCCTACGGGCTCCCGGTCCTCACGCTTGCCGACGTACCCGGAATCCTTCCCGGCCCGGACTCGGAGCGCGAGGGGATCGCTCGCCACTCCGCGAAGCTCCCGTTCGAACTCGCGCGTGCGACGGTCCCGATCGCTAACGTCGTCCTCAGACGCGGCTACGGCTTCGGCTACGTGGCGATGGGCGGCGGTCGCTCGATCGACTCGGAGCTAACGGTGCTGTGGCCCACGGCCGAAGTCGCCGCCATGGGCATCGAGGGAGCCGTGGACATCGCGTACCGCCGAGAGATCGAGTCCGCAGACGACCCCGAGGCCCGACGTTCGGAACTAATCGAGAAGTTCAAGGACAGAACCGACGCCGTCCGAGCGGCCTCCCGCGTCGGAACCGACGGCGTCGTCCAGCCCGAAGACACCCGCGACCGGGTCCTGCGCGCGTTCGCTCGAGCGGACGAACCGCACGAGGACGACTGGCCGCCGAAGAAACGGCCGATCAACCCGATCTGA
- a CDS encoding thioredoxin domain-containing protein → MTDPTERNRLEDEESPYLRQHADNPVNWQPWDEQALEAARERDVPIFLSIGYSACHWCHVMEDESFEDEAVAEVLNQNFVPIKVDREERPDVDSIYMTVCQLVTGRGGWPLSAWLTPEGKPFFVGTYFPKEGQQGQPGFLDLCERISDSWESEDDREEMEHRAQQWTDAAKDRLEETPDSAGVDAGGAAEPPSSDVLETAADATLRSADRQFGGFGSGGPKFPQPSRLRVLARAYDRTGREEYREVFVEALDAMAAGGLYDHVGGGFHRYCVDRDWTVPHFEKMLYDNAEIPRAFLSGYQLTGEDRYAEIVADTLTFVDRELTHDEGGFFSTLDAQSESPETGEREEGAFYVWTPDEVHDVLEDETDAALFCARYDITESGNFEGRNQPNRVARVSELAGQFDLAEHEILKRLESARQRLFEAREERPRPNRDEKVLAGWNGLMISTYAEAALALGEDDYADTAVDALEFVRDRLWDEDEQRLSRRYKDGNVKVDGYLEDYAFLARGALDCYQATGEVDHLEFALELARVIEVEFWDADQGTLYFTPESGESLVTRPQELGDQSTPSATGVAVEALLALDEFADEDFEEIAATVLETHADTLEANALEHATLCLAADRLKAGALEVTIAAEELPEAWRDAFASRYFPDRLFARRPPTEAGLEAWLETLGLEDAPPIWAGREARDGEPTLYVCRDRTCSPPTHVVEEALEWLGDSGENTEGESDAPF, encoded by the coding sequence ATGACCGACCCGACCGAGCGCAATCGGCTCGAGGACGAGGAGAGCCCGTATCTGCGCCAGCACGCGGACAACCCCGTCAACTGGCAGCCCTGGGACGAGCAGGCCCTCGAGGCCGCGAGGGAACGCGACGTCCCGATCTTCCTCTCGATCGGCTACTCGGCGTGTCACTGGTGTCACGTCATGGAAGACGAGAGCTTCGAGGACGAGGCGGTCGCCGAGGTACTCAATCAGAACTTCGTCCCGATCAAGGTCGACCGCGAGGAGCGACCGGACGTCGACAGCATCTATATGACCGTCTGCCAGCTCGTGACCGGACGGGGCGGCTGGCCGCTCTCGGCGTGGCTCACTCCCGAGGGGAAGCCCTTCTTCGTCGGGACCTACTTCCCCAAAGAGGGACAGCAGGGCCAGCCCGGCTTTCTCGATCTCTGCGAGCGCATCAGCGACTCCTGGGAGAGCGAGGACGACCGCGAGGAGATGGAACATCGTGCCCAGCAGTGGACCGACGCCGCAAAGGACCGACTCGAGGAGACGCCGGACTCCGCGGGGGTCGACGCCGGCGGAGCCGCGGAGCCCCCCTCGAGCGACGTGCTCGAGACGGCAGCGGACGCGACGCTCCGGAGCGCTGACCGCCAGTTCGGCGGCTTCGGCTCCGGTGGGCCGAAGTTCCCCCAGCCGTCACGGCTGCGCGTGCTCGCCCGGGCGTACGACCGAACCGGTCGGGAGGAGTACCGCGAGGTCTTCGTAGAGGCCCTCGACGCGATGGCTGCGGGCGGGCTCTACGACCACGTCGGCGGCGGCTTCCACCGCTACTGCGTCGATCGGGACTGGACGGTCCCCCACTTCGAGAAGATGCTGTACGACAACGCCGAGATTCCGCGGGCGTTTCTCTCGGGCTACCAGCTCACTGGCGAGGATCGCTACGCCGAGATCGTCGCGGACACGCTGACGTTCGTCGATCGGGAACTGACCCACGACGAGGGCGGCTTCTTCAGCACCCTCGACGCCCAGAGCGAGTCCCCCGAGACCGGCGAGCGCGAGGAGGGCGCGTTCTACGTCTGGACGCCCGACGAAGTGCACGACGTACTCGAGGACGAGACCGACGCCGCCCTCTTCTGTGCGCGTTACGACATCACGGAGTCGGGCAACTTCGAGGGGCGGAACCAGCCGAATCGCGTGGCCAGGGTGTCGGAGCTCGCCGGCCAGTTCGATCTCGCGGAGCACGAAATCCTGAAGCGCCTCGAGTCGGCCCGCCAGCGGCTGTTCGAGGCCCGCGAGGAGCGACCGCGACCGAACCGCGACGAGAAAGTCCTCGCGGGCTGGAACGGGCTGATGATCTCGACCTACGCCGAAGCGGCGTTGGCGCTCGGCGAGGACGACTACGCCGACACCGCCGTCGACGCCCTCGAGTTCGTCCGCGATCGGCTCTGGGACGAGGACGAGCAGCGACTCTCGCGGCGCTACAAAGATGGAAACGTCAAGGTCGACGGCTATCTCGAGGACTACGCCTTCCTCGCGCGGGGCGCACTGGACTGCTATCAGGCCACCGGCGAGGTCGACCACCTCGAGTTCGCGCTCGAACTGGCCCGCGTCATCGAGGTCGAGTTCTGGGACGCCGATCAGGGCACCCTCTACTTCACGCCCGAGAGCGGCGAGTCGCTGGTCACGCGACCGCAGGAACTGGGCGACCAGTCGACCCCCTCCGCGACCGGCGTCGCGGTCGAGGCCCTGCTCGCGCTCGACGAGTTCGCCGACGAGGACTTCGAGGAGATTGCCGCCACCGTCCTCGAGACCCACGCCGACACGCTCGAGGCGAACGCGCTCGAGCACGCGACGCTCTGTCTCGCCGCCGACCGGCTCAAGGCGGGCGCGCTCGAGGTGACGATCGCCGCCGAGGAACTCCCCGAAGCGTGGCGCGACGCGTTCGCGTCGCGGTACTTCCCGGACCGACTCTTCGCGCGACGGCCGCCGACCGAGGCGGGACTCGAGGCGTGGCTCGAGACGCTCGGGCTCGAAGATGCGCCCCCGATCTGGGCGGGCCGCGAGGCGCGCGACGGCGAACCGACGCTGTACGTCTGCCGCGACCGGACGTGCTCGCCGCCGACGCACGTCGTCGAGGAGGCGCTCGAGTGGCTCGGCGATTCGGGCGAGAACACGGAAGGGGAGTCGGACGCGCCGTTCTGA
- a CDS encoding dihydrofolate reductase yields the protein MSEDGASGGANATPDLETDRELVAIAAVADNGVIGKDGDMPWHIPADLEHFKETTMDHPVIMGRVTYEGILEALGEPLPGRTTIVLTSRGLETPENAVVANGLADALEEAESAARERHDDAERIFVAGGATVYEQFLSALDRLTVTEVHREPDGDTRFPDWNREDWRVVDRDERDGFDFVEYARSG from the coding sequence ATGAGCGAGGACGGTGCGTCCGGGGGCGCGAACGCGACGCCGGACCTCGAGACCGACCGCGAACTCGTCGCGATTGCCGCCGTCGCCGACAACGGCGTCATCGGCAAGGACGGCGACATGCCCTGGCACATTCCCGCCGACCTCGAGCACTTCAAGGAGACGACGATGGATCACCCGGTCATCATGGGTCGGGTGACGTACGAGGGGATCCTCGAGGCGCTGGGCGAACCGCTCCCCGGTCGGACGACGATCGTGTTGACGAGTCGGGGCCTCGAGACGCCCGAGAACGCGGTAGTCGCGAACGGGCTGGCGGACGCGCTCGAGGAGGCGGAGTCGGCCGCCCGCGAACGCCACGACGACGCCGAGCGAATCTTTGTCGCCGGCGGTGCGACCGTCTACGAGCAGTTCCTCTCCGCGCTCGATCGGTTAACCGTCACCGAAGTCCACCGCGAACCCGACGGAGACACGCGGTTCCCCGACTGGAACCGCGAGGACTGGCGGGTCGTCGACCGCGACGAACGCGACGGGTTCGACTTCGTCGAGTACGCTCGATCGGGTTGA
- the acnA gene encoding aconitate hydratase AcnA, which translates to MSTEPFSDAIREFEHDGETYKMADLTVLEEQGLCDLEKLPVSIRILLESVLRNADGGQIDADSVRAAASWEPDVPDAEVPFTVSRVVLQDLTGVPAVVDLAALRSAADRKGVDPTVVEPEVPCDLVIDHSVQVDHFGSADAYEQNVELEYERNAERYRAIKWAEQAFEDFNVVPPGTGIVHQVNLEHLGRVVDVREVDGVSASEASGGSSDESDVEQWLVPDTLVGTDSHTPMIGGIGVVGWGVGGIEAEAALLGQPINMSLPEVVGVRLSGELPEGATATDLVLHITERLREVGVVDKFVEFYGPGVSQLSVADRATISNMAPEQGSTISMFPVDEKTLEYLELTGRDEDHIELVREYLEAQGLFGEQEPEYTETVEFDLSDVEPSLAGHKKPHSRIPMGDLDEHFPRLLEEQGVIGPGGEPAIGDGSGAAASDSTASGPGLALDEKIPVELEDGTEIEIGHGDVLVSAITSCTNTSNPSVMVAAGLLARNAAEQGLEVPEYVKTSLAPGSRVVTEYLEQAELLDDLEELGYHVVGYGCTTCIGNSGPLPEPIENAIDEHDLWTTSVLSGNRNFEARIHPKIKANYLASPPLVVAYGLAGRMDIDLEEEPIGTNDDGEEVYLEDVWPDPEEVRRTIHESVSPEMFEEKYASVYEGDERWEALDAPAGDVYDWDDESTYIREPPFFQDFPLEKPGVENVEDARCLLTLGDTVTTDHISPAGQFSEELPAGQWLKEHGVEPYEFNTYGSRRGNHEVMMRGTFANIRIENQLLDGKEGGYTIHHPTGDETTVFEASERYREEDTPLIVMAGEELGTGSSRDWAAKGTDLLGIRATIGKSYERIYRDNLIGMGVLPLQFEDGEGWEELGLEGDEYYTIEGLEDGLEPNAEVTVTAEDDDGTVTEFDVTAQVDTPMAVEYVEHGGVLHLVLRRLLQEELE; encoded by the coding sequence ATGTCAACCGAACCGTTCTCGGACGCTATCCGAGAATTCGAACACGACGGCGAGACGTACAAGATGGCCGACCTCACGGTTCTCGAGGAGCAGGGACTCTGCGACCTCGAGAAACTGCCCGTGAGCATCCGCATCCTGCTCGAGTCGGTACTGCGAAACGCTGACGGCGGTCAGATCGACGCGGACTCGGTTCGCGCTGCGGCCTCGTGGGAGCCCGACGTGCCGGACGCCGAGGTGCCGTTCACGGTCTCGCGGGTCGTTCTGCAGGACCTGACCGGCGTTCCAGCAGTGGTAGACCTCGCGGCGCTTCGCTCGGCCGCGGACCGGAAGGGCGTCGATCCGACGGTCGTCGAGCCCGAAGTCCCCTGTGATCTCGTGATCGACCACAGCGTCCAGGTCGACCACTTCGGCAGCGCGGACGCCTACGAGCAGAACGTCGAACTCGAGTACGAGCGCAACGCGGAGCGCTACCGCGCGATCAAGTGGGCCGAGCAGGCGTTCGAGGACTTCAACGTCGTCCCGCCGGGGACGGGCATCGTCCACCAGGTCAACTTGGAGCACCTCGGGCGCGTAGTCGACGTCCGCGAGGTTGACGGCGTCTCCGCGAGCGAAGCGAGCGGAGGCTCGTCGGACGAGTCCGACGTTGAACAGTGGCTCGTCCCCGACACGCTCGTCGGCACCGACAGCCACACGCCCATGATCGGCGGTATCGGCGTCGTCGGCTGGGGCGTCGGCGGCATCGAGGCCGAAGCGGCGCTGCTCGGCCAGCCGATCAACATGTCGCTGCCGGAGGTCGTCGGCGTCCGCCTGTCGGGCGAGCTCCCCGAGGGGGCCACGGCGACGGACCTCGTGCTCCACATCACCGAACGACTGCGCGAGGTCGGCGTCGTCGACAAGTTCGTCGAGTTCTACGGTCCCGGCGTCTCGCAACTCTCGGTGGCGGATCGGGCGACCATCTCGAACATGGCCCCCGAACAGGGCTCGACTATCAGCATGTTTCCCGTCGACGAGAAGACTCTCGAGTACCTCGAACTCACGGGCCGCGACGAGGACCACATCGAACTCGTCCGCGAGTACCTCGAGGCGCAGGGCCTCTTCGGCGAACAGGAACCCGAGTACACCGAGACCGTCGAGTTCGATCTGAGCGACGTCGAGCCCAGCCTCGCGGGCCACAAGAAGCCCCACTCGCGCATCCCGATGGGCGATCTCGACGAGCACTTCCCGCGTCTGCTCGAGGAGCAGGGCGTGATTGGCCCCGGCGGCGAGCCCGCCATAGGAGACGGCAGTGGTGCGGCCGCGAGCGACTCGACCGCGTCCGGCCCCGGCCTCGCGTTAGACGAGAAGATCCCCGTCGAACTCGAGGACGGCACGGAGATCGAGATCGGCCACGGCGACGTGCTCGTCAGCGCGATCACGAGCTGTACGAACACCTCGAACCCATCCGTTATGGTCGCTGCCGGCCTGCTCGCGCGCAACGCGGCCGAGCAGGGGCTCGAGGTGCCCGAGTACGTCAAGACGAGCCTCGCACCCGGCAGCCGGGTCGTCACGGAGTATCTCGAGCAGGCCGAACTGCTCGACGACCTCGAGGAACTGGGCTACCACGTCGTCGGCTACGGCTGTACGACCTGTATCGGGAATTCCGGCCCGCTCCCGGAGCCGATCGAGAACGCCATCGACGAACACGACCTCTGGACGACGAGCGTTCTCTCGGGCAACCGGAACTTCGAGGCCCGCATCCACCCGAAGATCAAAGCCAACTACCTCGCCAGCCCGCCGCTGGTCGTCGCCTACGGCCTCGCGGGCCGGATGGATATCGACCTCGAGGAGGAACCGATCGGTACGAACGACGACGGCGAAGAAGTATACCTCGAGGACGTCTGGCCGGACCCGGAGGAGGTCCGCCGGACGATCCACGAGAGCGTCTCCCCAGAGATGTTCGAGGAGAAGTATGCGAGCGTCTACGAAGGCGACGAGCGCTGGGAGGCCCTCGACGCGCCCGCGGGAGACGTCTATGACTGGGACGACGAATCGACCTACATCCGTGAGCCACCGTTCTTCCAGGACTTCCCGCTCGAGAAGCCCGGCGTCGAGAACGTCGAGGACGCGCGCTGTCTGCTGACCCTCGGTGATACGGTCACGACCGACCACATTAGCCCGGCCGGTCAATTCAGCGAGGAGCTGCCCGCCGGCCAGTGGCTGAAGGAGCACGGCGTCGAACCCTACGAGTTCAACACCTATGGCTCCCGCCGAGGGAACCACGAGGTCATGATGCGCGGGACCTTCGCGAACATCCGCATCGAAAACCAGCTGCTGGATGGGAAGGAGGGTGGCTACACTATCCATCATCCGACGGGTGACGAAACGACCGTCTTCGAGGCCAGCGAGCGCTACCGCGAGGAGGACACCCCGCTCATCGTCATGGCCGGCGAGGAACTCGGCACCGGCTCGAGCCGCGACTGGGCCGCCAAGGGGACCGACCTGCTCGGCATCCGCGCGACCATCGGGAAGAGCTACGAGCGCATCTACCGCGACAACCTGATCGGCATGGGCGTCCTGCCCCTGCAGTTCGAAGACGGCGAGGGCTGGGAAGAACTCGGCCTCGAGGGCGACGAGTACTACACGATCGAAGGGCTCGAGGACGGCCTCGAGCCGAACGCTGAAGTGACCGTCACCGCCGAGGACGACGACGGTACCGTGACCGAGTTCGACGTAACCGCACAGGTCGACACGCCGATGGCGGTCGAGTACGTCGAGCACGGCGGCGTCCTCCATCTCGTGCTCCGCCGACTGCTGCAGGAAGAGCTGGAGTAG
- the thyA gene encoding thymidylate synthase, translated as MQQYLELVDAVLSEGTYKPNRTGVDTISSFSEHYEVDLQEGYPLLTTKEMDGYRWNSMLHEVCWYLSGEEHIRDLREETKIWDAWADEDGKLDTAYGRFWRRFPVPEDDARLEGESWPDETQQWVTEEADGRKTFDQLQYVIDTLSDSPNSRRLVVNAWHPANAAVSTLPPCHYSFVFNVQGDRLNCHLTQRSGDTALGIPFNIAAYALLTKVIAQQTGFEPGTFAHTVVDTHVYCGRGDRGEWYADNLEVLQSRLAGVDTREDYLEVKAWLESEAPAEAEGDERLDHVPGLLEQLSREPLERPTLEVADVSIDELSYEDVALRDYESHDGLEFSVAE; from the coding sequence ATGCAACAGTACCTCGAGTTAGTCGACGCGGTCCTCTCGGAGGGCACCTACAAGCCCAACCGAACCGGCGTCGACACGATTTCGTCGTTCAGCGAGCACTACGAGGTCGACCTTCAGGAGGGGTATCCGCTGCTGACGACCAAGGAGATGGACGGCTACCGCTGGAACTCGATGCTCCACGAGGTCTGCTGGTATCTCTCCGGCGAGGAGCACATCCGCGATCTCCGCGAGGAGACCAAGATCTGGGACGCCTGGGCCGACGAGGACGGAAAGCTGGATACGGCCTACGGTCGCTTCTGGCGGCGGTTTCCGGTCCCCGAGGACGACGCGCGACTCGAGGGCGAGTCCTGGCCCGACGAGACCCAGCAGTGGGTCACCGAGGAGGCCGACGGCCGGAAGACGTTCGATCAATTGCAGTACGTCATCGACACGCTCTCCGACTCGCCCAACTCCCGTCGACTCGTGGTCAACGCGTGGCACCCGGCTAACGCGGCCGTCTCGACGCTGCCGCCCTGTCACTACTCGTTCGTCTTCAACGTGCAGGGCGACCGGCTGAACTGTCACCTGACCCAGCGCTCGGGCGACACCGCGCTGGGCATTCCGTTCAACATCGCGGCCTACGCGCTGCTGACCAAAGTCATCGCGCAACAGACCGGCTTCGAACCGGGCACGTTCGCTCACACCGTCGTCGACACGCACGTCTACTGCGGCCGCGGCGACCGCGGCGAGTGGTACGCGGACAACCTCGAGGTCCTCCAGTCGCGGCTGGCCGGGGTCGACACTCGCGAGGACTACCTCGAGGTCAAGGCGTGGCTCGAGTCCGAGGCCCCCGCTGAGGCCGAGGGCGACGAACGGCTCGATCACGTGCCGGGCCTGCTCGAGCAACTGTCCCGGGAACCGCTCGAGCGCCCGACGCTCGAGGTGGCGGACGTCTCGATCGACGAGCTATCGTACGAGGACGTCGCGCTTCGAGACTACGAGTCCCACGACGGCCTCGAGTTCTCGGTGGCCGAATGA